A part of Ziziphus jujuba cultivar Dongzao chromosome 8, ASM3175591v1 genomic DNA contains:
- the LOC107407051 gene encoding protein BOLA4, chloroplastic/mitochondrial: MSLMMRPIVREAVSLFIQPTAKKSLASQSLTLLNLRIQKHDFGKLPSSELHGRGWLSTTTTTTTNTSTSRATNADDAGAIDSPLMNSMQNKIKKHLNAETVTVKDAYGDGRHVSIDVVSAAFEGQSAVNRQRMVYKAIWEELQSRVHAVDQMTTKTPNEAAAEK; encoded by the exons ATGTCGCTAATGATGCGTCCAATTGTCCGTGAAGCAGTGTCACTCTTTATTCAACCCACCGCCAAGAAGTCGTTGGCGTCACAGAGCCTCACCTTATTGAATCTCCGAATTCAAAAGCATGACTTTGGGAAATTACCATCATCGGAGCTGCACGGTCGGGGGTGGTTaagtactactactactactactactaataCTAGTACTAGTCGAGCCACCAACGCCGACGATGCTGGCGCCATCGACTCCCCTCTTATGAATTCCATGCAAAACAAG ATCAAGAAACATCTGAATGCAGAAACAGTCACTGTAAAGGATGCTTATGGGGATGGTCGGCATGTCAG CATTGATGTCGTCTCTGCAGCCTTTGAGGGCCAATCTGCTGTAAATAGGCAGAGGATGGTATACAAAGCCATATGGGAAGAGCTTCAGAGCAGAGTGCATGCAGTTGATCAGATGACTACCAAAACCCCTAATGAAGCAGCTGCTGAGAAGTGA
- the LOC107408835 gene encoding maltose excess protein 1-like, chloroplastic isoform X1 produces MAMAAMVMRCSCTTRTTTTNSTSTSTTTSEAKPPFLHFRHPCSHRLTRRPRSFSLSELSLSCCQLRSFAFLHHPFNSSSSSSSPLPASLGSDVPRPLHQASVDFKSSESFQHWDSLTAKFSGASNIPFLFLQLPQIFLNARNLLAGNKAALLAVPWLGMLTGLLGNLSLLSYFAKKREKEAIVVQTLGVVSIYVVFTQLAMAEAMPLPQFVITSIVVATGLVLNFLNYFGLLNAGIWRFWEDFITVGGLTVLPQVMWSTFVPYIPSSILPGASAFVVALAAVVLARTGKLSEKGKKFVGAISGWTATLLFMWMPVSQMWTNFLSPDNIKGLSASSMLLAMVGNGLMIPRALFIRDFMWFTGSSWATFFYGYGNIVCLYCFNCISREFFLAATAGLFLWIGMTLWRDTVAYEYNSPLTSLKELVLGSG; encoded by the exons atGGCGATGGCAGCCATGGTAATGCGATGTTCCTGCACAACCAGAACCACAACAACAAACTCAACCTCAACCTCAACCACAACAAGCGAGGCAAAGCCACCTTTTTTACATTTTCGACATCCATGCTCTCATCGTCTTACACGTAGACCCAGAAGCTTCAGCTTGTCTGAGTTGTCTCTCTCTTGCTGTCAACTCAGAAGCTTCGCTTTCCTCCACCACCCAtttaattcttcttcttcttcttcttctccacttCCCGCCTCCCTTGGCTCTGATGTCCCCCGCCCGCTTCACCAG GCATCAGTGGATTTCAAAAGCAGTGAGAGCTTTCAGCATTGGGATTCCTTAACGGCAAAGTTCTCTGGAGCATCCAATATCCCTTTCCTGTTCTTGCAACTGCCCCAGATCTTCCTCAATGCTCGCAATCTTTTGGCCGGAAATAAAGCTGCTCTTTTGGCTGTCCCCTGGCTG GGAATGCTTACTGGTTTGCTTGGAAACCTTTCATTGCTTTCTTACTTTGCAAAGAAGAGGGAGAAGGAGGCCATTGTTGTGCAAACATTGGGAGTAGTTTCTATATATGTGGTTTTTACTCAGCTTGCGATGGCAGAAGCTATGCCTCTGCCTCAATTTGTTATCACCTCCATTGTTGTGGCAACTGGTCTTGTTCTGAATTTCTTGAATTATTTTGGTTTGCTTAATGCTGGAATCTGGCGCTTTTGGGAAGATTTTATTACTGTTGGAGGGCTAACTGTCCTTCCCCAG GTTATGTGGTCTACCTTTGTCCCCTATATACCATCCAGTATCTTGCCTGGGGCTTCAGCATTTGTTGTAGCTTTGGCAGCTGTTGTTTTG GCACGAACAGGGAAACTATCTGAGAAAGGCAAAAAGTTCGTTGGAGCAATATCTGGATGGACAGCTACACTTCTCTTCATGTGGATGCCAGTATCACAAATG TGGACAAATTTCCTGAGTCCTGACAACATCAAAGGCTTATCAGCTTCTTCGATGTTACTTGCAATGGTTGGAAATGGACTCATGATCCCACGTGCCCTTTTTATTCGTGACTTCATGTG GTTCACGGGTTCTTCTTGGGCTACATTCTTTTACGGATATGGGAATATTGTATGCTTGTACTG TTTCAACTGTATCAGCAGGGAATTCTTCTTGGCAGCAACAGCTGGTTTGTTCTTATGGATAG GAATGACTTTGTGGAGAGACACTGTAGCATATGAATACAATTCGCCTCTAACATCTTTGAAAGAGTTGGTTTTGGGATCCGGATAA
- the LOC107408835 gene encoding maltose excess protein 1-like, chloroplastic isoform X2 — protein sequence MAMAAMVMRCSCTTRTTTTNSTSTSTTTSEAKPPFLHFRHPCSHRLTRRPRSFSLSELSLSCCQLRSFAFLHHPFNSSSSSSSPLPASLGSDVPRPLHQASVDFKSSESFQHWDSLTAKFSGASNIPFLFLQLPQIFLNARNLLAGNKAALLAVPWLGMLTGLLGNLSLLSYFAKKREKEAIVVQTLGVVSIYVVFTQLAMAEAMPLPQFVITSIVVATGLVLNFLNYFGLLNAGIWRFWEDFITVGGLTVLPQVMWSTFVPYIPSSILPGASAFVVALAAVVLARTGKLSEKGKKFVGAISGWTATLLFMWMPVSQMWTNFLSPDNIKGLSASSMLLAMVGNGLMIPRALFIRDFMWFTGSSWATFFYGYGNIVCLYWEFFLAATAGLFLWIGMTLWRDTVAYEYNSPLTSLKELVLGSG from the exons atGGCGATGGCAGCCATGGTAATGCGATGTTCCTGCACAACCAGAACCACAACAACAAACTCAACCTCAACCTCAACCACAACAAGCGAGGCAAAGCCACCTTTTTTACATTTTCGACATCCATGCTCTCATCGTCTTACACGTAGACCCAGAAGCTTCAGCTTGTCTGAGTTGTCTCTCTCTTGCTGTCAACTCAGAAGCTTCGCTTTCCTCCACCACCCAtttaattcttcttcttcttcttcttctccacttCCCGCCTCCCTTGGCTCTGATGTCCCCCGCCCGCTTCACCAG GCATCAGTGGATTTCAAAAGCAGTGAGAGCTTTCAGCATTGGGATTCCTTAACGGCAAAGTTCTCTGGAGCATCCAATATCCCTTTCCTGTTCTTGCAACTGCCCCAGATCTTCCTCAATGCTCGCAATCTTTTGGCCGGAAATAAAGCTGCTCTTTTGGCTGTCCCCTGGCTG GGAATGCTTACTGGTTTGCTTGGAAACCTTTCATTGCTTTCTTACTTTGCAAAGAAGAGGGAGAAGGAGGCCATTGTTGTGCAAACATTGGGAGTAGTTTCTATATATGTGGTTTTTACTCAGCTTGCGATGGCAGAAGCTATGCCTCTGCCTCAATTTGTTATCACCTCCATTGTTGTGGCAACTGGTCTTGTTCTGAATTTCTTGAATTATTTTGGTTTGCTTAATGCTGGAATCTGGCGCTTTTGGGAAGATTTTATTACTGTTGGAGGGCTAACTGTCCTTCCCCAG GTTATGTGGTCTACCTTTGTCCCCTATATACCATCCAGTATCTTGCCTGGGGCTTCAGCATTTGTTGTAGCTTTGGCAGCTGTTGTTTTG GCACGAACAGGGAAACTATCTGAGAAAGGCAAAAAGTTCGTTGGAGCAATATCTGGATGGACAGCTACACTTCTCTTCATGTGGATGCCAGTATCACAAATG TGGACAAATTTCCTGAGTCCTGACAACATCAAAGGCTTATCAGCTTCTTCGATGTTACTTGCAATGGTTGGAAATGGACTCATGATCCCACGTGCCCTTTTTATTCGTGACTTCATGTG GTTCACGGGTTCTTCTTGGGCTACATTCTTTTACGGATATGGGAATATTGTATGCTTGTACTG GGAATTCTTCTTGGCAGCAACAGCTGGTTTGTTCTTATGGATAG GAATGACTTTGTGGAGAGACACTGTAGCATATGAATACAATTCGCCTCTAACATCTTTGAAAGAGTTGGTTTTGGGATCCGGATAA
- the LOC125421364 gene encoding RNA polymerase sigma factor sigA isoform X1, which produces MMATAAVIGVSTGKRLLSSSSFYSDITDKFSSYVNDHNQFASVKNVIVSRKSSNYSPPSFPFSNQQERQSIRVLKEHVVDTAIDPSTAQPWFQESNDLEEEASHLGYSVEALLLLQKSMLEKQWNLSFESKVLSDLPRGEKNSNNAPVTCSGVSARQRRMTAKKKTSGKSTSFVQPTIAKHLGATISPELLQNRLKGYVKGVISEELLTHAEVVRLSKKIKIGLSLEQQKSRLKERLGCEPSDEQLAASLGISRSELQSKLIESSLAREKLAMSNVRLVMSIAQRYDNMGAEMADLVQGGLIGLLRGIEKFDSSKGFKISTYVYWWIRQGVSRALVENSRTLRLPTHLHERLSLIQNAKVRLEEKGITPSIDRIAECLNMSKKKVRNATEAISKVFSLDREAFPSLNGLPGETHHSYIPDNRLENIPWHGVDAWALKDEVSKLIDTTLGEREREIIRLYYGLDNECLTWEDISKRIGLSRERVRQVGLVALEKLKHTARKKRMEALLVKH; this is translated from the exons ATGATGGCCACAGCTGCAGTTATTGGGGTCAGTACTGGGAAGAGGCTGTTGAGTTCCTCCTCCTTTTATTCTGATATCACAGACAAGTTCTCCTCCTATGTTAACGATCACAACCAATTTGCTTCTGTAAAAAATGTGATCGTTTCAAGGAAATCTTCCAACTACAGTCCCCCCAGTTTTCCATTTTCAAATCAGCAGGAACGGCAGTCAATCAGGGTTCTGAAAGAACATGTAGTAGATACTGCAATTGATCCTTCAACTGCACAGCCATGGTTTCAGGAATCTAACGACTTGGAGGAGGAAGCCTCCCATCTTGGATATTCTGTGGAGGCACTTCTTTTGCTGCAGAAGTCTATGCTGGAAAAGCAATGGAATCTTTCTTTTGAGAGTAAAGTGTTATCTGATTTaccaaggggggaaaaaaacagTAACAATGCGCCTGTCACTTGTTCTGGGGTGTCTGCTCGGCAGCGGAGGATGACTGCTAAGAAGAAAACTTCCGGCAAAAGCACTTCTTTCGTGCAACCTACCATCGCTAAGCATTTGGGAGCAACTATCAGCCCAGAGCTACTTCAGAATCGTTTAAAGGGTTATGTGAAGGGTGTAATTAGTGAAGAGTTACTCACCCACGCTGAGGTTGTACGTCTctctaagaaaattaaaattggtCTTTCCTTAGAGCAGCAAAAATCTAG ACTGAAGGAGAGACTGGGATGTGAACCCTCTGACGAACAACTTGCAGCTTCATTGGGGATTTCTCGTTCTGAGTTACAGTCCAAATTGATTGAGTCTTCTTTGGCGAGAGAGAAGTTGGCAATGAGTAATGTACGTCTAGTCATGTCCATTGCTCAGAGATATGATAATATGGGTGCTGAAATGGCTGACCTGGTTCAG GGTGGTTTAATTGGACTATTGCGAGGGATTGAGAAATTTGATTCTTCAAAGGGATTCAAAATTTCTACTTATGTTTATTGGTGGATACGTCAG GGTGTTTCAAGAGCACTAGTTGAAAATTCAAGAACCCTGAGACTTCCTACTCATTTGCATGAGAGGCTAAGTTTAATCCAAAATGCAAAAGTTAGACTGGAAGAGAAGGGAATTACTCCATCAATTGAT AGGATAGCAGAATGCTTGAACATGTCCAAAAAGAAAGTTAGGAATGCTACGGAG GCAATCAGTAAAGTATTCTCACTTGATAGGGAGGCATTCCCCTCTTTGAATGGTCTTCCAGGAGAAACTCATCATAGT taCATTCCAGATAATCGTCTGGAGAACATACCGTGGCATGGAGTAGATGCATGGGCATTGAAG GATGAAGTGAGCAAGCTCATAGATACGACACTGGGGgaacgagagagagagatcatACGCCTCTACTATGGTCTGGATAATGAATGTCTTACTTGGGAGGATATTAGCAAGCG TATAGGTTTGTCCAGAGAAAGAGTCAGGCAAGTTGGACTTGTTGCCCTGGAGAAACTAAAGCACACTGctagaaagaaaagaatggaGGCATTGCTTGTCAAACATTAA
- the LOC125421364 gene encoding RNA polymerase sigma factor sigA isoform X2: MMATAAVIGVSTGKRLLSSSSFYSDITDKFSSYVNDHNQFASVKNVIVSRKSSNYSPPSFPFSNQQERQSIRVLKEHVVDTAIDPSTAQPWFQESNDLEEEASHLGYSVEALLLLQKSMLEKQWNLSFESKVLSDLPRGEKNSNNAPVTCSGVSARQRRMTAKKKTSGKSTSFVQPTIAKHLGATISPELLQNRLKGYVKGVISEELLTHAEVVRLSKKIKIGLSLEQQKSRLKERLGCEPSDEQLAASLGISRSELQSKLIESSLAREKLAMSNVRLVMSIAQRYDNMGAEMADLVQGGLIGLLRGIEKFDSSKGFKISTYVYWWIRQGVSRALVENSRTLRLPTHLHERLSLIQNAKVRLEEKGITPSIDRIAECLNMSKKKVRNATEAISKVFSLDREAFPSLNGLPGETHHSYIPDNRLENIPWHGVDAWALKDEVSKLIDTTLGEREREIIRLYYGLDNECLTWEDISKRFVQRKSQASWTCCPGETKAHC; encoded by the exons ATGATGGCCACAGCTGCAGTTATTGGGGTCAGTACTGGGAAGAGGCTGTTGAGTTCCTCCTCCTTTTATTCTGATATCACAGACAAGTTCTCCTCCTATGTTAACGATCACAACCAATTTGCTTCTGTAAAAAATGTGATCGTTTCAAGGAAATCTTCCAACTACAGTCCCCCCAGTTTTCCATTTTCAAATCAGCAGGAACGGCAGTCAATCAGGGTTCTGAAAGAACATGTAGTAGATACTGCAATTGATCCTTCAACTGCACAGCCATGGTTTCAGGAATCTAACGACTTGGAGGAGGAAGCCTCCCATCTTGGATATTCTGTGGAGGCACTTCTTTTGCTGCAGAAGTCTATGCTGGAAAAGCAATGGAATCTTTCTTTTGAGAGTAAAGTGTTATCTGATTTaccaaggggggaaaaaaacagTAACAATGCGCCTGTCACTTGTTCTGGGGTGTCTGCTCGGCAGCGGAGGATGACTGCTAAGAAGAAAACTTCCGGCAAAAGCACTTCTTTCGTGCAACCTACCATCGCTAAGCATTTGGGAGCAACTATCAGCCCAGAGCTACTTCAGAATCGTTTAAAGGGTTATGTGAAGGGTGTAATTAGTGAAGAGTTACTCACCCACGCTGAGGTTGTACGTCTctctaagaaaattaaaattggtCTTTCCTTAGAGCAGCAAAAATCTAG ACTGAAGGAGAGACTGGGATGTGAACCCTCTGACGAACAACTTGCAGCTTCATTGGGGATTTCTCGTTCTGAGTTACAGTCCAAATTGATTGAGTCTTCTTTGGCGAGAGAGAAGTTGGCAATGAGTAATGTACGTCTAGTCATGTCCATTGCTCAGAGATATGATAATATGGGTGCTGAAATGGCTGACCTGGTTCAG GGTGGTTTAATTGGACTATTGCGAGGGATTGAGAAATTTGATTCTTCAAAGGGATTCAAAATTTCTACTTATGTTTATTGGTGGATACGTCAG GGTGTTTCAAGAGCACTAGTTGAAAATTCAAGAACCCTGAGACTTCCTACTCATTTGCATGAGAGGCTAAGTTTAATCCAAAATGCAAAAGTTAGACTGGAAGAGAAGGGAATTACTCCATCAATTGAT AGGATAGCAGAATGCTTGAACATGTCCAAAAAGAAAGTTAGGAATGCTACGGAG GCAATCAGTAAAGTATTCTCACTTGATAGGGAGGCATTCCCCTCTTTGAATGGTCTTCCAGGAGAAACTCATCATAGT taCATTCCAGATAATCGTCTGGAGAACATACCGTGGCATGGAGTAGATGCATGGGCATTGAAG GATGAAGTGAGCAAGCTCATAGATACGACACTGGGGgaacgagagagagagatcatACGCCTCTACTATGGTCTGGATAATGAATGTCTTACTTGGGAGGATATTAGCAAGCG GTTTGTCCAGAGAAAGAGTCAGGCAAGTTGGACTTGTTGCCCTGGAGAAACTAAAGCACACTGctag